The DNA segment tatatgtatatatacatatacatgtgtatgtacatatatgtgtatatatacatatatgtatatatacttttatatatatatatatatatatatatatatatatatatatatatatatatatatatatatatatatatatatacatacatatatatacacatgcgtatatatacatgtgtatgtaCATATGTTATACatatgcacaaatccatggatatcataatatacttatgcatcaagcaatataaagtgataaaatgccaaaataATAATATGTAAAAATAGTGCAtgtcatatcacacgtgtcatcactcacgtaattggcttgtaggacatctATGATTAACAATTCCTAACATATCTCTTGATAACTATGCGAACACCTTAGTATTTTCTTGAAGAAAGTTGACAAGCTAGACTAATTTCTCCTGGGGTAGTGTCCCTATGACTTCAGTAACTTAATCAGGATGAGTCTTGTCAAGAGGTTCCTTGACCATTAGCTCTATTGGCTCTGAATGCAAAAGAAGTCTAGCGAAATCTCAAGGATCTAATGTTAGTATCTTAGATTGAGCCTTCTTTAGTAAAGAGACTAAAGTTAGATAGCACTAGTAAGACTCCTTTGGATCACTCCTCAATTCTCCAATGTTGGCTCTAGTCGGGAACTTCATTACAATATGGTGAGTTGATGTCACCACCCTTAGTCTATTGAGTATGGGTTGGACTATGATTGCAACATATGTCAAAGGGATGTCAACTACTAAAAACTTTGTCATCACCATTTTAGAATATGGTTTATCGTCTAGTGTGATATGCATGCTTATGATCTCGAAAGGAGAGATAGAATCACCCATGAATCTCATCAATGAAGAAGATCCTTAGATAAGTGtatgaacttttggaatgcatcaAAAGAGAGGATGTCGGCTGAGTTTCCTATGTTGATCATGAATCTTTTTACCAATGCATTGATCATTCTTGTGGAGACCACTAGAACATTGTCATACTTCAGATCGAGATACTTTGATTCATCACCTTTGAAAATTATCTCTGAGTCATCTTCTAACCTTGAGCATTCCTTAATTGTAGCTCAGGCATAGGATTTATGACCTAAGGTACTATTTCCTCCCGAAGTGGGTCCCCCaatgatgatatcaatttgcTTCTTGACTAGGCCCCGAGGTTGAGGTGAAGGATTTTGAAGTCTTTGGATAAATTTTCTAAGGTACCCTCGATAAATGAGCTCTTCGATTTGCTCCTTTAGATCTCGACAATCCTTTATGTCATGTCCATAGTCACGATGGAAGCGATAATATTTAGATCTATTTCTCTTTTCCAATAGGGTCTTCATCGGCTGAGGGTCTTTTAAGAATCTTTTTTTCTCTTATCTGTAGGAAGACCTTGGTTTTTGATATGTTAAGGGGGATTAACTCAAGTCTAGATCGAGGCAGCTCAAGTTGGTCAAGTTTTCTCCATCATAGTGACTTTGGAGTTAGGACCAATGACGACCATTTTGGTCATAGCATTTTACGCATTTCCTTATGTTTATTGGAGGTCATTGCTTCAACTATGATGAATTGGTTGACCTCTATAGCACCTCGAGTAGGGTTGCTGGTGGTCTTTTGACCAATAACCATAAAAGCCAAGAAGACCTTAGATATCATTAGTGAACTGAGTGACAAAACTATAGAGTGTCTCCTCCTCCCCTTATCTAAGTCCGAGCAATATTCTCATCGAAAGCTTCAGACATGTATTTCATAAGAAATAGAGCTCGAATTCCTTTATAAGCTAAGTGAAGGAGCTGAGCGAGAATAGCTTTTGGCAAGTGTACCATTCTTGcactaagctcctcaatattgtTGGAAATGTTCAACCCATCAGAGCGTTTGAAGTACCATAGAGAGACATCTTAGTGCGAAAGGTGATAATGTATTCAATTGGGTTGGTATTGTCGTCGAAGGTTTCCAATGATGAGAGACAAAAGTTGGTAGAGATTAGTTCCTCTTGAATGTCTTGTGTGAATGGGGATCGATCTAGGGTGAGATCGGTTGAACCTTTTTTGGATTACTATAATTCCTGTCAGATCTCGTCTAAATGTTAATCTATTTGCCTCAATTGATCCCTCAAGGTATTATCTATTGAATTCATTAATCGGGTCTCAAATTCATGCTGAGCATAATGGTTATATGGTGGTGTGATGCTACTGGGGAGTAGGAGGCCTCCTTGGTTGGAAATTTTGTAGATCTCAGGCCATCTCAATGTATTGGTATTGCATATGGTATGGAGACTCCAAAAGGTGCTGGTGCTAGTGATGATTGAGATATTGGTTATGGCTAATTGAGACAGGAGTAGGGCAATAACTTACAATATTCTCGTAAGCATCTACATATGATTGGTGAAGCTTAACAACACTTCGACGGGAATAAGTAGGTGACTCAAGTATCTTGTTGGCATCGTATTGAGGAGGACGAATCTACTTATGGGAGGAACAATGGTTGTTCTCCTTAAATAAAAGTGTTGTAGATTGGAGGTGGGGCCTCCTCGGAGCGTCCATTAAGAGGATGGGTAGACGAATGTTCTTGCGATATCAaatcctccttctagcgccaaatgtTTAGGGAAAAAAATCACTGACCTCTTAGTCAGCCCAACTTGGTCGATACCCATGTGCACAAAATATCCGAGATGTTCGTGATGAAGGAATGTTGTGCTTCAAAAAGAATATGGGGTAACTCTAAGGTAAATCCAAGATCGATTCAAGATGGATCCAATGTGGATCTGAGATAACTTTCAAGTTAGATCTTAAATAGCTTTCAAGTTAGATCCTAGATAACTCGCAAGATTAAAATATTTGACTCCTTGAAGTATGACCTGCACGAAAACCAAGGTTGAGAAGATTTTTCGACTTGATCCCTCTAACACTCAATTTAAATGTATATAAGTGTAACTCTTCTCAAAGATTTGTGTTTCTCCTTATTTAGAGTACACATTTATATCGTGTATGACTTACCTTACATTGCTTATGTACGTTGTCATTACTCCCAATTTGCAGATGCCAAGTTCAACTGCAGATGCCAAGTTCAAcaattccatcatttcttccggaGCAATCTTCATGGTGAACTCACGCAGCTCCTTCTCACCCGTCTGCTAAATCTGCGGCGTGACAGCACCACATGGGAGCCGTCATTTCGGCGACAATGCTGCGGCATCTTCAAAGTCAATGCAGACTTCACTCCCTTGGGTTGTGCTGCCTCAAACCGAAACCAGACTCTTCGGCACAAGATACGTTTGTGATAGCAATCGGCAGTTGAACTGCTTATCATCATGAGAACGAAGCCATGCTGACTTCTTCCTTTCTCAGTATGCAGAATTGACACCAAGCTATGGATCTTGTCTTCGTTGCTTCCGGTCTCCAAAAGTATGCGTTCATGTATGTGGTTAAGATAAGATCCTTAGCAGCAGCAAGAGGTGACTTGACTGGTTTGTAGGCTAGATTTATGGTTTGTGCACTGGAAGACAAAACGTTCAGGTTGTAGGATGAGGTCATGTTTGCTATCTTTCTTCCTCTCACCTCTATTCTGCATTGTCCCTTTCTCAGGGGGAGAAGGAAGCTCATTTCAAGCTAACACCCAAGTTGCCTTACAGTTGACAAGGACCATGAAACAAGCATCCTTGCATCCATGGATGCAGAAGGTTACAGTGAAGATGCATACTTCAACAGTGTCTTGTAACTTATTTCTCCCAATCCCTTCATCCTCAATTATCATATGTAATCCTTTTACCTAGATTGATTGATTTTCTTACCTGATTGTCAATcaaaatgtaaaaataataatatttaccaACCAACATATTTTTCTATTTATATATGTAtcacatcataaaattatatatgacaatattattattattattattattattattattattattattatgttataAAAGGTAAATGATGAAGgttaaaattttatatgtataCTTCATATAGTTAAAGCTCTtttattttaactttattttgCACCCTTGTAACCTCACATTTCTAGTCCTGATATGAAATATAATTGAAACATGTTATGTGTTACCAACTCACTCTGGTTTATGTCATTAGGTCACACATCAACATGAACACTTGTCAGATCATAAATTCAGCTCAAATTCCAGTGGATTAACTAATAAAAATTTCTGGTAGCACACATGTATCATGATTTATAAAAGAATGAGATGGTAAATGATGATATCATGCAAAGTTGTGAATGACAATTAAGCCAAGAAAGGAACATTGTTCTTTTACTCACAGGTATGATTTGGTGGCTTGTGACTTTGGGGTATACCCATTAACCAAGGAAGAAAAAACCACACTTAGAGGCCAATATTTCCAATGGTTGACGGAAATGTTACTTCTTTGACGTTAACATCTCAAATTAATGCCGCCTTCATCTCCGCTTTTAACTCCACTCATCTAAATTTGTCACAGTGCATGACGAGGTTTGATGCCTTTCTTATCAACCAGTTTGTGCCACTCAAACTCGATTAGCTCTTCCAACAAGAAAGCAGAACCCAATCAGATGACTTGCAAGCTAAACCCGAGTTCAAGAATGGCAGCAGCAGTTGCCATCGAGATCTTGATTGCAGCAACCGAAATGGTCTCGCCGTGTTCCTACCTCGGTTGACTTTCAACACCAAGTGCACATGGTATCTTGGATTTCTTCTCCCTTGACGGATCGAAGAACCCGTTTTCTAGTGCCTACTTGTCTTCTAAAAATGCCAAACCCAAGAATCCAAAAGCAGAAATGCTAATAAAATACAGCATTCTCTCACATGCATACACCTGAGGGAGTGTTCCCTCGGAAATCTCGGGCTGTGTTTGCTTCGTCCTTCATCCTTCAGCCACCAACACTAACACCTTCACACGAACCCTATAAATATCAGCAGTCCATTCATCAAGCTCTCAAACACCTCCACCGAGTGTATTGGTTTCAGTAGAGGCTGCGGTGCTTTCATGGCTCAGCTCAGGAGCTTCATCGTTCTCCTCCTCGTGGTCGTCTTCGACGACCATGTGTCGTATGGGGAAGCAGCATACAGCATTGCCGATTACGGCGCCAAGTCAGATGGCCGGACCGACTCGACCAAGTCGCTGCTCGCTGCATGGGAAGCGGCCTGCGGCTCGGCGGGGTCGGCCACGATGTACGTGCCGGCCGGGGACTTCTTGGTCGGCCAAGCCACCTTCGCTGGCCCATGCAGCAGCAGCAAGATCACCGTCCAGATCGACGGGACGCTCGTCTCGCCGTCCGATCTCGGCGGGGCTGGCGACTGGCTCGTGTTCCACCACGTCGAGGGCGTGTCGGTGTACGGCGGGACCGTCGACGGCCGCGGATCCTCCCTCTGGGCCTGCAAGGCCGCCGGACGTAGCTGCGCCGCCGGAGCCTCGGTGAGCTAATCATGTTACACTCGCAATCTACTTCGAATGATAAAtgataaagatgaatcgatcgtcTTCTGCCTATGCAGTCGTTAACGTTCAGGAACTCGAAGGACATCACGATCAGCGGGCTGACATCGACGGACAGCGAGCTATACCACATCGTGATCGACGGCTGCGATGGCGTGACAGTGCAGAACGTCAAGATCACGGCACCGGGGAACAGCCCCAACACCGACGGCATCCACGTCCAAGGGTCGAGCCACGTGACGATTACCGGGGCCAGCATCAAGACCGGCGACGACTGCATCTCCGTCGGGCCCGGCACCACTAACCTGTGGATCGAACAGGTGGCGTGCGGCCCAGGCCACGGCATAAGGTAAATAAGCACTGCAAGCAGAAACCAGTGTCCCATTAGCGGAGACGAAGCTGACCTGATGCGGTGATCACAGCATCGGGAGCCTGGGGAAGGGGTACGACGAGGAGGGGGTGGAGAACGTGACGGTGAACACGGCGGTGTTCACGGGGACGGAGAATGGGCTGCGGATAAAGACATGGGGGAGGCCGAGCCAGGCGTTCGTGAAGGGGGTGGTGTTCGAGCACGCCGTGATGCAGAACGTCCAAAACCCCATCATCATCGACCAGAACTACTGCAACGGCGACAGAGGATGCCCCGACCAGGTGAGTTGACCATCGCTATCGCCATCGCCATCACCATCACCTACCTCTGCATCTGTTTCATCAGTTGAAGAAAAAAGGAAATAAGAGAGGAACAACGACGACATGAGTCGTGTTAAGCTAACCGTCTTTCCCCACAGAGTTCCGGCGTCAGGATCAGTGGCGTGACGTACAATGACATTCATGGATCGTCTGCATCGGAAGTGGCGGTCAACTTCGACTGCAGCGCCAGCAACCCCTGCACCGGAATCGGGTTACAGGACATCAAGCTCACCTACGGGAACACGGCGGCGGAATCATCCTGTAAGCACGCCGATGGCACCGCCTCCGGCTTTGTCGTGCCGCCAAGTTGTCTATGATGGCGAACTCCGGTTGCAGCATTACCACGCAGCTCATACATAACAGTTGTAGCACTACATGTAGACGACTCAGACACAGATGGCTACTTGGATGACATAATTTAATGCATACATCAATATATATGCTCACTTGTTCACCAAAATTACAATATCTGATGTTAAAGGAAGGCTTCAGATTAAGCAGCACAGAAAATATTCtcctataaaagtaaaaaaaaaaggagcgTACATTAAGCTCGGATTCGGCATCTAATTGTTTCTGAAGCATACCCCTGGATCCACAGTAGAAGAAATCTGAAATTAAGGTTAAACAGTTCGCATTAAACCAATATGAGCTTACCAAATCATTGTAAGACCTCACCAATTAGCAAGACATTAACATGTAAATTCTAAGAAAAAGCATGCCGTaagacttcaaaaggaaaacgtgTTGAGGCAATGCCCGGGGTAAACATCAGACTATTGTAAACATAGACCATGAAAATGCATCTGTCGATGCGTTGTTTGTCTAAACATTTACAGCGCTGAGGcttcaaaaggaaaaagaagatttTGGCCCACCATTTATACTAACAAAATAGATGTAAATAGTTGATAGATGTACTCTCACCTATTTGTGGACAAGAAATGAGTCAACCTCATTGCTTTTTGTATTCATCCCAATTGATACTGCGAGTTTCTTGTGTCACAAAACTAATGCGAGAAGATGCGCACAACAGACATACTAATTCATCAAGCTTTTCAACTTTTGTCAGTTCCCTCCATTTAATTTATCAACGAGGATTTTGTTCAAAACCAATGGATTTGCCTTGCCCTTCGACTCCTTCATTACCTGGAGAACCAGAGGTTAAAACTTTAACACCATATTCAAAACAGAGGTTTTCAACCGAGAATTACAGCAATTTGAACAAGAAAACACAAATGATATACAAAGTTTCGCAAGGTACACACCTGGCCAGCAAAAAATCCTTGCAACTTGGTTTTTCCACCGCGATATTGTTGAAGTTGCTTGGGATTTGCAGCAAGCACTTTATCAACAAGTGCTTCTATTGCAGCTGGATCTACTATCTGTAGTTTTCAGACCATAAAGGAATCTGCTGATGGTTAACAATAGTCATGCTAGTAAATCACAATCAATTCAATAACTACAATCTACACATTCATAGAGATATCTTTATAGCTAGGCCAAGTTAGAGATAGCAGTTCGAACCACTGCAACATTATCAGGTCTGGACATGGGTCAAAGTAACTAACCCCTGCATGCGGGACAAGTAGGATATGGAGCAGGAAGAAGAATAACAA comes from the Musa acuminata AAA Group cultivar baxijiao chromosome BXJ1-10, Cavendish_Baxijiao_AAA, whole genome shotgun sequence genome and includes:
- the LOC135595287 gene encoding polygalacturonase-like, with product MAQLRSFIVLLLVVVFDDHVSYGEAAYSIADYGAKSDGRTDSTKSLLAAWEAACGSAGSATMYVPAGDFLVGQATFAGPCSSSKITVQIDGTLVSPSDLGGAGDWLVFHHVEGVSVYGGTVDGRGSSLWACKAAGRSCAAGASSLTFRNSKDITISGLTSTDSELYHIVIDGCDGVTVQNVKITAPGNSPNTDGIHVQGSSHVTITGASIKTGDDCISVGPGTTNLWIEQVACGPGHGISIGSLGKGYDEEGVENVTVNTAVFTGTENGLRIKTWGRPSQAFVKGVVFEHAVMQNVQNPIIIDQNYCNGDRGCPDQSSGVRISGVTYNDIHGSSASEVAVNFDCSASNPCTGIGLQDIKLTYGNTAAESSCKHADGTASGFVVPPSCL